The following DNA comes from Candidatus Nitrosotalea okcheonensis.
TTGTTTCTTTCCTTGACTTCTTTTCTTATCTTTACGCTAAACTCTACTGCGTGAATATGCTTACAGCAAATCTTTCGGTAAATGTGATCTTCGCAATCACAAATTAGTCCAGATTCGGTAGATATGACATCATGTTCTAGGTTTCTTGATTGTGATTTTACTTTGTAGTGATGTTCGTCTATTCTTCTTACTTGATTATGATTAGCTATTTCCTTTCCTCTTTCTTCACGGTTGTTATCATGTTTCAATGTATATCTATTGATTCTATACATAGCGATATTATTAAATATATCGATAGGTATCAATATGTACATGGCAATGAAGAGATTCATGGTTTCAATACCTGAAGAGATGGAACGAGCATTGGAGAAGGAACGAAAAGAGAGAATGTTGGAAACTGTCCCCGAAGTAATTCGGGTTATTCTTAGTGAATACCTAAGAAAAAAGTAAATTATCTTGGAGGACAACGATCACACTTTCCCTTAAGATTTTGTTGTCCTTCACATAAATCTAATAGAAACACTTTTCTGCTCTCATTGAATCTGTTCTTGAACGATTCATCAAGATTTTTTTCCATTGTATCAAGCTCTTTCACTATTGACATTAAATTCTGATCAAATGTTAAAGGAGAAAGAATATCCAATAATTTTTCAAGTGTAGACATATCACCTACTGCAATACTACCTTTGTTTTCCACTTCCAGTGAGGGTAACAGATCAGAACGATTTTCAGTGACATTAATCTTAATCTTACATAATGGAATATACTCATTTACATGATGATCATACATGCTTTTCATCATGAACTTCTCAAATTGTTTTTTCATAATATGGTGTTTGGTCTGACCAAGATATTCATCACTATCTGGTAAGTCTTTGAACGATTCAAGTTTTCTATCTATGTAATTGTTAAACTCTCTGATTTTTTGTTCCATTTCATCCGTTTTAACATCATAATGAGCCCTACATTGTTGATACAGTTTACCAAGTTCGTATTGTTGTAGGTGTGATTTCAGATTTTCAAAGAGATCATGATGCTCACACCAAGAGAATTTGTTGATGGTTTGTGTCTCCCAATAAACACTAGGAGATGATGCAAGTTGATCCAAAATATCATAGAAAAATTCTTTATGTTTTTCTCTTCTATCATCTAGACGGCTTCTCTTTCCCGCTATATATGTAAAAATTCCGTTAAATGCTTCCACCATGATCAATCCTATTAGTAAATAATTGGAGGCGTATGTCGTTCCAAAAAATGTGTTTATAGATTGTGTGTAGTAGATTGAAAATCCCGCTAGGATCGGTATTACCACCAATGTTATGGTTAGTATCTTTCTCATTTCTCAGATCCCCGATCGTGCCTAGCGATTTAAATGAGCCGATGGTTGACAGAGAGAAATATGAGCCATCAAGTTGACAACACCTTCTAGGATCATCTTTTTATTTTATAAAATCGTATATAATACAGCGATATGGCATCAACTGCTCGCATGTCTTGGCGAGTAAGCAACTCGCTTATTGTGATACTAGTCATAACCCTGTACATTTTACTTCCATTACCATTCTTTCTGGGTGAAAAAACTGACAGTAAAACCATGCTAACTTTTTATCAATACTCGATGCCATTTCTTGCAGGTGGGCTTGTACTGTTATTTTTATTCAAACAAAATAGAATAGCTGTTCCAACAAAAGATGAAAAACAACGAAGAGGATCTGAGAGAAGACAGATAGTCAGGCTTGGTGCAATAGCAGGTTGTATTGCCTCTTTTTCTGTCCTTGTGCCCATATTTTTGGGTGAATATGCAACACATCTGCCTCCAGGCACATATCTTTCAGTACTTGGAACAGTACTTGGAAGCTACATTGGAAATACCCAGTACAGCTTTGTGCTTGGCCTTATGGCACACTTGATAACTGGAACTGCGATAGGCGCTGTATTTAGCTGTATCATGTCAGCGTCTGAAATATTTGATTTTAGGAAAAAAAGTCAGGTGTTTGCATTTGGCCTTGGTGCAGGCTTTATCACATTTCTTGCACTGTTCAATCCAATATCGAGACTTGGCATAGAGCCATACCTGCAACAGTCGTTGCATGTTACAATGACAAACGCAGATCCAATAACCATATCCAATACTGCAAGAGAGATAATGTCAAATCTATTGGCAGGATCTCTTTTGATGCATCTGCTCTTTGGTTTCATGCTGGGAATGGCTTTCTACGTACTGGCACGAAGATATACGTGATTACGTGTAGAGTATCAGAGATAATGCCCGCTTAGCGTATCACAATTAATGTCCGCATAAACACCCACGGCATGCTTCTGATGCATGGTAAAAGTAACAGATGAAATCAGAATCAGGGCGGTCATTTTGCATACCCTCAATGGCAAACATGCAAAGGAAATTTGTTCTGCGTATGCGATATCTGACCTAACCCTCAGAAGATGGGTCAGATCATACAGGAGTGGGGGTGGCTGGAATCAGACACAAAATGGATCCATTAAAGTTATTACAACGAGGAAGTTTACATGTCTTCAAAGCAGAAATACAATAAAAATAATTCTGAACCGTATGATCAGTCTTATTAGAATCTTTAAAGTACATCACACATGTTAAGAGAATGTGGGAAATAATGAAAGGAGATCTAAAATTAAATAATAAATCAAATGTCACACTATCTATAGATACTGCAATTTTTAATGAAATAAAAAAATATGCTGAAGATCAAGGACAAAGTGTCAATGCGTTGTTGAATACTGTGTTGACAAAGTATGTTCTGCTCTATGGACCTGCTGAGGTGCAAGAGGGCATGCTAGTTCCGCACAAGTTCTTTAGTGGGTTACTGAAATACATTCCTGATGATGATCTGTTGGAGTTGATACATGAAGATGGTTTTGAAGCTATCAGATCAATTTTCGTACAAGGGGGAATTTCATTTAGTATTGATAATATGATCACATACGTTTTTGAACGCATTGCTCTATGGGCTGGTACATACTACAAATTCCGTAGTTATCATGATGATGATGGTTGGCTATGTCTTGCCTTTGAACATAGTTATGGGATAAAATGGTCTAAAGCCTTAGGTGAATCTCTCTCTATTATCATTAAAGAAATATTGAATCATGATTCAGAACATAAAATTACTGCCTCAACAACACTCATCCGAGTAAACGTTAAATGATGTTTTCTACTCTTCTAATATGATATTGTAAATTAATTTTCATAATTTTTCTTACTGTAAATTTCAGAACACTTGTTGGTCCATGGTAAAAACTTCGCTGTGCCCAGATTTTGGTACGTAAATAACTGTATGATGGTTTTGACGTAGATCGTCGCGCCACTGTTTCTTTTTACTCGGTTCAATCTTTGAAACATCATATGAGCACATTATAGAACCTCCAAGATCGTCAAATTGATTTTGAAC
Coding sequences within:
- a CDS encoding helix-turn-helix domain-containing protein, with protein sequence MVKVTDEIRIRAVILHTLNGKHAKEICSAYAISDLTLRRWVRSYRSGGGWNQTQNGSIKVITTRKFTCLQSRNTIKIILNRMISLIRIFKVHHTC
- a CDS encoding ribbon-helix-helix protein, CopG family encodes the protein MAMKRFMVSIPEEMERALEKERKERMLETVPEVIRVILSEYLRKK